The Meles meles chromosome 15, mMelMel3.1 paternal haplotype, whole genome shotgun sequence genome contains the following window.
CTGTACCTATAATTTATGTCTACTGTATTCATATCACTGTCATTTTGGTAGGAGTTTCAGAGGGAAGGAGGTATCATAAACACATGCATTCAATATGCTGTGTTTAGACTGATAGAACCTTTTAGGGGTACAATTTAGAATGCATAAAACTTCAAAGTGCCTATGCTCTTTGATGCAGTTGCCCTATTTCTAGATAACTAATCTGAAGGAAAAATTCTACATGTATATAAAGAGATGTGTACAAGGATACAATCATCTTGACGTTAGCATTGCTCATCATATTGAAAATTTATAAACCATTTATGTGATAGTAATAAGGAAATAGTTAAATAAACTTTGATATGTCTATACTACAGAAGACTATGCAACAGTCAAAAAGAGTGCTGTTGGCATATCTGGAAATCTTTCTAAGAAatattcttacattttaaaaaagggtatTATATATGATCCCGCTTATACtctttaaaaacccacaaaacaataATGTTTTGAGTCATACTAATCAGCGAACAGAGATTATGGAAAACTAATTTGCTGAAAAACTAATTTGAGTCCTGTCAGATTGACCATGTCCTGGGACCCACAGCCAGGCATGCCCCTATGTTCTTATACTTACCCACAAAGGGAAGGCTGTTCACCCAAAGGCTCTCATCCTGTTGAGCACATCAGACAGGGATCATCACTGGGCCCACGAAGCATTCTGCACATTAACagaatgattattttcttttcttaccaaAGAAAACCGCAGATTTCTCCCCCACAAAGTCACCAGATGAGGCCATCACAAAATACCGACACTGGTTTTCCATCTGTGATCATGTAAGTTATCAATTGCTGCACATCAGATTACCTCAAAACTTAGTGACtcaaaacaacacacatttcttATCTTGTTTGTGTGGGTCAGGCCAGGCCTGCACCAGAAGGGCATGCTTCCCTTCCAAATGCATGCACATGGCTGTTGGCATGGTCCAATTCTTTGCAGGCAGTTAGCCAGAGGCTACTCTTTGTTCCTTGCCATGTGCGCCCCTCTGTAGAACAGCTCAGAACATGGCAGCTGCCCTCATCAGAGCAAGGGAGTGAGAAAAGCCAGAGAGAacacataagcaagttggaagtcGATCTTATGTAACCTAATCTTAGACTCATCCATCAATTTGTCATATTCTGTTTTTTAGAAATAGATCATGGGGTCCAGCCCACTAGGTCCAGCCCTCAAAGGAAGGGCTTGGGTAAGAGTTGGTATACTAAGAGTGGGAATGCCATCTCAGGAGCTAACTACATGTGTTGACTTGGGCCTGTGATAGTATAGTTACAATAAAGGAGGCATTGATCCTTGATTTTACCCATAAATTCGttgcccccccccaaaagctTCTTACATCTGTGATTAAAAGTTTCTTCAGGGGTTGCAGGAACAAATTCAGAAGCCAAGGATCTTTCCCTATAGGCAAAAATAGgttttaaacacatacacacctcCTAAGCAAATGACATCTAAGGACAGTTGCTTGCTTATACTACATCCtaaataatacttttctttcttttatcttttcattctgaaattatttcaaatttaaatttgcaAGAATATAGGAAAATAATTCCATACGCCCTATACCATTTGTTGATAATTATGTTTTGAATCCATTATATATTTTGTCACATGGGAAGGCAATATTTGTAACCATCCAAGCTTTGAGGTGTGATAAGAGGTGTGCAAGGCGGCCGGGAGTCCTAGTTGCTCTCCGCATCTAGAGTCGCTATCTCTTAAatgcctcttcttcctccttctgcagAAAATCCCGAGCGAGCAGCTCTGTACTTTGTCTCGGGCGTGTGCATCGGGCTGGTGCTCACCCTGGCTGCCTTGGTGATGAAGATCTCTTGCCACACGGACTGCCGGCAGCGCCCCCGGAAGAAGTTCCTTCAGGACCGAGAGAGCAGCAGCGACAGCAGCGACAGCGAGGATGGCAGCTCGGACACGGCCTCTGACATCTCCGTCAGGAGACACCGCCGCTTTGAAAGGACTTTGAACAAGAACGTGTTCACCTCGGCGGAGGAGCTGGAGCGCGCGCAGCGGCTGGAGGAGCGGGAGCGCATCATCAGGGAGATCTGGATGAATGGCCAGCCCGAGGTTCCAGGGACCAGGAGCTTGAACCGCTACTATTAGTGGTGGCAGCCGAAGCCCGCGCACTGCAGGAAGCCACCGGCAAGGGCCAGGGTCCGCAGGGAGGGTGGGCACAGAGCTGAACGCAGTTCTGCTGAAGTCCTGGGGGCAGAGATAAGCAGGACATGCCCGTTTTCTAGCCAGGAGACCTGAGCATTCCTTTTCGACTAAATTAATGGAGAAGTAGA
Protein-coding sequences here:
- the EVA1A gene encoding protein eva-1 homolog A — translated: MALLSNILAAYSFVSENPERAALYFVSGVCIGLVLTLAALVMKISCHTDCRQRPRKKFLQDRESSSDSSDSEDGSSDTASDISVRRHRRFERTLNKNVFTSAEELERAQRLEERERIIREIWMNGQPEVPGTRSLNRYY